ATGAAGCAAGCTATCATAGCTGCTTCCTGTATTATTGATCCCATAGGTATAAGGTGTGGCAACATTACTACAGCCAGAGCTATAGTCATTGGTGTAACCTAGGAAACCACCTGTCATTGAAAGCAATCTACGCGCCGCGTTTCGGCCAGCTAAGATACCTTGGTTCCCGGATGCATAGTTTACATAGCGGGATTCAGGTCCATACTTATCGCCAATGCGCTTCATTTCAGAAGCAATTGTATCAACCGCTTCTTTCCAAGAGATACGCTCAAACTTTCCTTCGCCCCGCTTACCAACCCGCTTCATCGGATATTTTAAGCGGTCAGGATGATAAAGCATCGAACGGTAGCTTCGTCCACGCACACAAGCCTTCAGCGAAGGAGTTTTTAAATCTTTATTCGATGTATCTGTGGTCAAACGTACGACGACGCCATCTTTAACATGGGCTTTAATTAAACAACGTCCGCCGCAGTTATTTACACTACAGGTTGTAACAATAGTTTCTGGACTATCATCCTCTTTTGCTATACTACTTTTCTCTGCCTTGCGATCCACCAAAAGCTTCGTGCCAATTCCCCGGCAATAACGGGAACAGCAGCGGCTCCGGTCCATTTTAAAAACGTACGGCGCTTCATAT
The DNA window shown above is from Bacillus sp. T3 and carries:
- a CDS encoding twin-arginine translocation signal domain-containing protein — protein: MADKKPLISTNMKRRTFLKWTGAAAVPVIAGELARSFWWIARQRKVV